The genomic interval AGTACGGCGAAGAAGCTGTAGAAGATGGCCTTGCCCGGCCCCATCTGCTGCCAGTAGATCAGCGGCGCGGCGAAGGACAGCGCGATCAGGACGCTCACGTTCAGGCTCGACAGCGCGAACATCTTGACGAGCTCCCACACCGCCACCTGCGGCACGTTCTTCGGGTCGACCGGCTGCGCGACCTGGCGCATCAGGTCGAGGTCGATGGCGGCGCGCGCAAGCAGGGTCAGCAGGATCGAGGCGGCCAGGTAGACCAGGCCGATCTTGCACAGCTGCCCCAGCACCGGCCAGCGAAAGCCGGTCAGCAGCACGGCCGGGGTGACGCGTTCGCCTTCCTCGATCATCAGGCAAGCCTTCATGAAGGCCATCGAGAACGAGGGCACCAGCACGATGGCGAGCAAGGGGCCGAGCAGCGGCACGGCACTGACCAGGATGCTGATCAGGATGTTCGCGAACAGCAGGGTGGTCAGCGCGGCGGGTTGTTTGCGGAACAGGCCGGTGCCCTGCTTGAGCCAGGTCCAGCCGGTGATTGCGGGCATGTTGTTCATTATCTAGGCCGCCAGGCTCGGGGCCGGGCTGGCAATACGGTCGCGCACGATGCGCTCGAATTGGGTGGGGTCGTGCGGCGTCAGCAATTGCGCCGCGCGCGGGGCGTGCAGGTCGTACAGGCGCGACAGCCAGAAACGCAGCGCCGCCGCGCGCAGCATCGCCTGCCAGGCGGCGCTTTCCGCCTCGGTGAAGGGGCGCACGGCGCGGTAGGCCGCCAGCAGGGCGTGCACGCGCGCCTCGTCGAGCCGGCTGCCGTCGGCGGCAATGCACCAGTCGTTGACGGTGACGGCCAGGTCGAACAGCCAGGTGTCGACGCCGGCGAAATAGAAATCGAAGCAGCCCGTCAGGCGTTCGCCGACGAACATCACGTTGTTGCGGAACAGGTCGGCATGCACGGGGCCGCGCGGTAGTTGCGCATAGCGCTCGGTGCCGGCAAAGTCGGCCTGGTACGCGACCTCGTCCTGCAGCAGGCGCGCCGTGTCTGCCGGCAAGTGCGGCAGCACGGGGCGCGGTGGCTTGCCACCAGTCGAGGCCGCGCAAATTCGGTTGCGCCAGCAGGGAAGTCGCGCGCCGCCAGGTGCATGCGCGCGAGCATGGTGCCGACTTCGGCGCAGTGGACCGGCTGCGGATCCATCTGCGAGCTGCCGGCGAGTTTGCTGACGATGGCGGCCGGCTTGCCCTGCAGCGGCACGACCAGTTCGCCCTCGGCATTCGCGACCGGGGCCGGCACGGGAATGCCGCGCTCGGCCAGGTGGCGCATGAGCTGCACGTAGAAGGGCAGCTGGGAAAAATCCAGGTTTTCGAAGACGGTCAGCACGAACTCGCCGCGCTCGGTCGTCAGGAAAAAATTACTGTTGTCGATGCCGGAGGCGATGCCTTGCAGCGCCAGCGCCTGGCCAAGGGGAAACTGCTTGATCCACTGGGTGAGGTGCTCCAGTGTGACCGCGGTGAAAACTGCCATTATGGAAGTACAGGTTAAGGGTCGGACTGGCAGGCGCCAGGCGCCCGCGATTGGCAGCTTACTGCTGGGTAGATGGCAGCGGCGGCGGTGGCGGAACGTCGGCCGGCTTGCTCATCGGCACGGTGGCCGGCGGCACCTTGCCGGCGGGGGTGCGCCGCTGGCCGGGGTGCGCGGGGCCGCCGATGCGCCGGCCGGAGCCGCGCCAGGCGCCGTCGTGCCTGCCGCAGCGGCCGCCGCGTCGGCATCGGCCTTGGCTTTTTTCTTCGCGTTGAGGTCGAATTCCATCACCTGCCATTGCGGCGCACGGAAGGCGCTGCTCTGGGCATCGCCCGCCTGCGC from Massilia sp. Se16.2.3 carries:
- a CDS encoding BPSS1780 family membrane protein — translated: MPAITGWTWLKQGTGLFRKQPAALTTLLFANILISILVSAVPLLGPLLAIVLVPSFSMAFMKACLMIEEGERVTPAVLLTGFRWPVLGQLCKIGLVYLAASILLTLLARAAIDLDLMRQVAQPVDPKNVPQVAVWELVKMFALSSLNVSVLIALSFAAPLIYWQQMGPGKAIFYSFFAVLKSARVFVVLLLAWFGLLLLFCFLIALLMGGSVLGRVLLMWLIFLFVLLLQCAMYAGYRQIFGKPVDGASRPVDLSK